The Anoxybacillus flavithermus genome has a segment encoding these proteins:
- a CDS encoding ZIP family metal transporter — MVDMLIGSTLSALATGAGAVPILFLSRSLTHKRRDMLLAFTAGVMMAASMLGLIPQSLSSGTFFSLAVGLCFGVFTLTLLENIIPHIDLAHTKSGMKMDQKALLVLAAITLHNIPEGLSVGVSYASGEQNHIGDLIALAIGFQNAPEGLLVALFLFNQHISKGKAFLMATGTGLIELVASIIGFYLTSVVDALVPYGLAFAAGAMLFIIYKELIPESHGDGNEQSSTYAFIIGLLVMVFLIETY; from the coding sequence ATGGTCGATATGCTCATCGGAAGCACGTTATCGGCGCTAGCGACAGGAGCTGGCGCTGTTCCGATTTTATTTTTGTCGCGCTCATTAACGCACAAACGGCGCGACATGTTGCTCGCTTTTACGGCAGGCGTGATGATGGCGGCATCGATGCTTGGATTAATTCCACAGTCACTTTCTTCTGGCACGTTTTTTTCTCTTGCGGTTGGATTGTGCTTTGGGGTGTTTACGCTGACGCTTCTTGAAAACATCATACCGCATATCGACTTAGCGCATACGAAAAGCGGTATGAAAATGGATCAAAAAGCGTTGCTTGTGCTTGCGGCGATTACGCTTCATAACATTCCAGAAGGTTTATCTGTTGGCGTGAGTTATGCCTCGGGGGAACAAAATCATATCGGGGATTTAATTGCGCTTGCGATCGGTTTTCAAAACGCACCTGAAGGATTGCTCGTTGCGCTTTTTTTATTTAACCAACATATTTCAAAAGGAAAAGCATTTTTGATGGCAACGGGAACGGGGCTGATTGAACTTGTCGCTTCCATCATCGGTTTTTATTTAACGTCGGTCGTCGATGCGCTCGTTCCGTACGGATTAGCGTTTGCGGCTGGTGCGATGTTGTTTATCATTTATAAAGAACTCATTCCTGAAAGCCATGGTGACGGAAACGAACAATCATCGACGTATGCGTTTATTATCGGTTTGCTCGTTATGGTGTTTTTAATTGAAACATATTAA